A single window of Microbispora hainanensis DNA harbors:
- the nusA gene encoding transcription termination factor NusA translates to MSVLRSLEREKDISFDLVVKAIEDALLIAYFRTEGAAQKARAELDRDTGHVIIWAAEMDENGEVVREYDDTPSNFSRIAATTAKQVILQQLRDAEDEVNFGEFASREGELVAGVIQQGKDPRVVLVDLGKIEAILPHNEQVPGEEYAHGERIRCYVVQVKKGPKGPSVTLSRTHPNLVKKLFALEVPEIADGTVEIAAIAREAGHRTKIAVRSRKPGVNAKGACIGPMGSRVRNVMTELHGEKIDIIDWSEDPAEFVGNALSPARVSRVEVVDAESRTARVIVPDYQLSLAIGKEGQNARLANRLTGWRIDIRPDTEQAPADPADASAR, encoded by the coding sequence ATGAGCGTCCTGCGCAGCCTGGAGCGGGAGAAGGACATTTCCTTCGACCTGGTCGTCAAGGCGATCGAGGACGCGTTGCTGATCGCGTACTTCCGCACGGAGGGCGCGGCGCAGAAGGCGCGGGCCGAGCTGGACCGCGACACGGGCCATGTGATCATCTGGGCCGCCGAGATGGACGAGAACGGCGAGGTCGTGCGGGAGTACGACGACACCCCGTCCAACTTCAGCAGGATCGCGGCCACCACGGCCAAGCAGGTGATCCTCCAGCAGCTGCGCGACGCCGAGGACGAGGTGAACTTCGGCGAGTTCGCCAGCCGCGAGGGCGAGCTGGTCGCGGGCGTCATCCAGCAGGGCAAGGACCCGCGGGTGGTGCTGGTCGACCTCGGCAAGATCGAGGCGATCCTGCCGCACAACGAGCAGGTGCCGGGCGAGGAGTACGCGCACGGCGAGCGCATCCGCTGCTACGTGGTGCAGGTGAAGAAGGGGCCCAAGGGGCCGTCGGTCACCCTGTCGCGCACGCACCCCAACCTCGTGAAGAAGCTCTTCGCGCTGGAGGTGCCGGAGATCGCCGACGGGACCGTGGAGATCGCGGCCATCGCCCGCGAGGCCGGCCACCGCACGAAGATCGCGGTGCGGTCGCGCAAGCCCGGCGTCAACGCCAAGGGCGCCTGCATCGGCCCGATGGGCTCGCGCGTGCGCAACGTCATGACGGAGCTGCACGGCGAGAAGATCGACATCATCGACTGGTCGGAGGACCCGGCCGAGTTCGTCGGGAATGCCCTGTCGCCCGCGCGTGTTTCCCGTGTCGAGGTGGTCGACGCCGAGAGCCGCACCGCGCGTGTGATCGTGCCCGACTACCAGTTGTCCCTGGCGATCGGCAAGGAGGGCCAGAACGCCCGCCTCGCCAACCGTCTTACGGGCTGGCGGATCGACATCCGTCCGGACACCGAGCAGGCACCTGCTGATCCCGCTGATGCGTCGGCAAGGTAA
- the infB gene encoding translation initiation factor IF-2, protein MAKVRVYELAKEFGVESKVVMAKLTEMGEFVRSASSTIEAPVVRKLTEAFKGDASKGGGKPARPAQPKPAPRPAESQANGGAAQAPVSQSTGAVAKPGPKPGPRPAPRPVPMPHPPVSQPGAPGPEAARPQAPRPEGPRPAAAGPRPGAPGAGAPKPGPRPAPAPRPGGAPAGPGAPTGGAPRPGAPKPGPRGPRPGNNPFSSTASGMGQRPARPGGRDGGRPDRGDRPDRGDGAPREPRRDGARDGAMPRPPGARSGAPGAGGPRPGPAGPRPGPGMGGPRPGPGAGGPRPGGPRPNPMMMPQGRPAAPGGRPGGPGGGGRPGGPGGGGRPGGGGGRPGGGFGGPRPGAAGAGRPGGPGGGPGGGGGGFAGRPGGGGGRGRGGGTAGAFGRPGGRPTRGRKSKRQRRQEFDNMQAPAIGGVQVPRGGGQTIRLPRGASLSDFADRIGANPASLVQIMLHLGEMVTATQSVNEETLQLLGAELDYDVQVVSPEEEDRELLESFKIEFGEDEGDEADLAPRPPVVTVMGHVDHGKTKLLDAIRHTNVVAREAGGITQHIGAYQVATTHEGEPRKITFIDTPGHEAFTAMRARGAQATDIAVLVVAADDGVKPQTIEALNHAQAANVPVVVAVNKIDKEGADPTKVRAQLTEYGLVAEEFGGSTLFVDISAKQGIGIENLLEAILLTADAELDLRANPEMDAQGLAIEAHLDKGRGPVATVLVQRGTLRVGDSIVCGEAFGRVRAMLDDNGETVEEADPSRPVLVLGLTAVPRAGDNFIVVTDDRMARQIAQQRAARQRIADMARSGRRRTLEELFKDLEKGQVDELKLIIKGDVSGSVEALEDALLKIDVGEEVRLRVLHRAVGAITEHDVNLAMGDDNAVIIGFNVRPEVRARDLAEREGVDIRYYSVIYQAIEEIEAALKGMLKPEFEEVRTGTAEIREVFKVPRIGNVAGSIVRSGVITRNSKARLIRDGVVVADNLTVSSLRRFKDDATEVREGFECGIGIGYSDIRVEDVIETFEMQEKPRV, encoded by the coding sequence GTGGCGAAGGTCCGGGTATACGAGCTCGCCAAGGAGTTCGGGGTCGAGAGCAAGGTCGTGATGGCCAAGCTCACCGAAATGGGCGAGTTCGTGAGGTCGGCGTCCTCGACGATAGAGGCGCCGGTCGTCCGCAAACTGACCGAGGCGTTCAAGGGTGACGCCTCCAAGGGCGGGGGGAAGCCCGCCCGTCCGGCGCAGCCGAAGCCTGCGCCGAGGCCGGCAGAGAGCCAGGCCAACGGGGGCGCCGCGCAGGCGCCCGTTTCACAGTCCACCGGCGCGGTGGCCAAGCCGGGTCCGAAGCCCGGCCCGCGGCCCGCTCCGCGTCCGGTTCCGATGCCTCACCCGCCGGTGTCCCAGCCGGGCGCACCCGGCCCCGAGGCCGCCCGCCCGCAGGCGCCCCGTCCCGAGGGGCCGCGTCCGGCGGCCGCAGGCCCGAGGCCGGGCGCCCCAGGCGCCGGCGCGCCAAAGCCGGGTCCCCGGCCGGCGCCGGCTCCGCGTCCGGGCGGCGCACCCGCCGGTCCCGGCGCGCCCACCGGTGGCGCTCCGCGTCCCGGTGCGCCCAAGCCGGGCCCGCGTGGCCCGCGTCCGGGCAACAACCCGTTCTCCTCGACCGCCAGCGGCATGGGCCAGCGCCCCGCGCGGCCCGGCGGCCGTGACGGCGGTCGTCCCGACCGTGGGGACCGTCCCGACCGTGGTGACGGAGCCCCTCGCGAGCCGCGTCGTGACGGCGCGCGCGACGGAGCCATGCCGCGTCCGCCGGGCGCGCGTTCCGGCGCTCCGGGCGCCGGTGGTCCGCGTCCCGGGCCTGCGGGTCCGCGTCCGGGACCGGGCATGGGCGGTCCGCGCCCCGGCCCCGGAGCCGGTGGCCCGCGTCCCGGTGGTCCGCGTCCGAACCCGATGATGATGCCGCAGGGCCGTCCGGCCGCGCCGGGCGGTCGTCCCGGTGGTCCCGGTGGCGGCGGTCGTCCCGGTGGTCCGGGCGGCGGTGGCCGTCCGGGTGGCGGCGGTGGTCGTCCCGGTGGCGGCTTCGGCGGTCCGCGTCCCGGCGCCGCGGGTGCCGGTCGTCCCGGTGGTCCGGGCGGCGGTCCCGGTGGTGGCGGCGGCGGTTTCGCCGGCCGTCCCGGCGGTGGCGGCGGCCGTGGTCGCGGTGGCGGCACGGCGGGCGCGTTCGGGCGTCCGGGTGGCCGTCCGACCCGTGGCCGCAAGTCCAAGCGCCAGAGGCGCCAGGAGTTCGACAACATGCAGGCCCCGGCGATCGGCGGCGTGCAGGTTCCGCGTGGCGGCGGCCAGACGATCCGCCTCCCGCGCGGCGCGTCCCTGTCGGACTTCGCCGATCGCATCGGCGCCAACCCCGCCTCGCTCGTGCAGATCATGCTGCACCTCGGCGAGATGGTGACGGCGACCCAGTCGGTCAACGAGGAGACGCTTCAGCTTCTCGGCGCCGAGCTGGACTACGACGTCCAGGTCGTCAGCCCGGAGGAGGAGGACCGCGAGCTCCTCGAGTCCTTCAAGATCGAGTTCGGTGAGGACGAGGGCGACGAGGCCGACCTCGCGCCGCGCCCGCCGGTCGTGACCGTCATGGGTCACGTCGACCACGGTAAGACGAAGCTGCTCGACGCGATCCGCCACACCAACGTGGTGGCCCGCGAGGCCGGCGGCATCACCCAGCACATCGGCGCCTACCAGGTGGCGACGACGCACGAGGGCGAGCCGCGGAAGATCACCTTCATCGACACCCCGGGTCACGAGGCGTTCACCGCCATGCGTGCCCGTGGTGCGCAGGCCACCGACATCGCGGTGCTGGTGGTCGCGGCCGACGACGGTGTGAAGCCGCAGACCATCGAGGCGCTGAACCACGCCCAGGCGGCGAACGTCCCGGTCGTGGTGGCGGTCAACAAGATCGACAAGGAGGGCGCGGACCCGACCAAGGTGCGGGCCCAGCTCACCGAGTACGGCCTGGTGGCCGAGGAGTTCGGTGGCTCCACCCTCTTCGTCGACATCTCGGCCAAGCAGGGCATCGGCATCGAGAACCTGCTCGAGGCCATCCTGCTGACCGCGGACGCCGAGCTCGACCTGCGGGCCAACCCGGAGATGGACGCTCAGGGACTCGCGATCGAGGCGCACCTCGACAAGGGCCGCGGCCCGGTGGCGACCGTGCTCGTGCAGCGCGGCACGCTGCGGGTGGGCGACTCGATCGTCTGTGGCGAGGCCTTCGGCCGCGTCCGCGCGATGCTGGACGACAACGGCGAGACGGTCGAAGAGGCCGACCCGTCGCGTCCGGTCCTGGTCCTCGGTCTGACGGCCGTCCCGCGCGCCGGTGACAACTTCATCGTCGTCACCGACGACCGCATGGCCCGCCAGATCGCCCAGCAGCGGGCGGCCAGGCAGCGCATCGCCGACATGGCCAGGTCCGGCCGTCGCCGCACCCTCGAGGAGCTGTTCAAGGACCTCGAGAAGGGCCAGGTCGACGAGCTCAAGCTCATCATCAAGGGTGACGTCTCCGGTTCCGTCGAGGCACTGGAAGACGCGCTGCTCAAGATCGACGTCGGCGAGGAGGTGCGCCTGCGGGTGCTCCACCGCGCGGTCGGCGCCATCACCGAGCACGACGTCAACCTGGCGATGGGCGACGACAACGCCGTCATCATCGGCTTCAACGTGCGTCCCGAGGTGCGGGCGCGCGACCTGGCCGAGCGCGAGGGCGTGGACATCCGCTACTACTCGGTCATCTACCAGGCGATCGAGGAGATCGAGGCGGCCCTCAAGGGCATGCTGAAGCCGGAGTTCGAGGAGGTCAGGACCGGCACCGCCGAGATCCGCGAGGTCTTCAAGGTCCCGCGGATCGGCAACGTCGCCGGTTCGATCGTCCGCTCGGGCGTCATCACCCGCAACAGCAAGGCCCGGCTCATCCGCGACGGCGTCGTGGTGGCCGACAACCTCACCGTCTCGTCGCTGCGTCGCTTCAAGGACGACGCGACCGAGGTCCGCGAGGGCTTCGAGTGCGGTATCGGTATCGGCTACAGCGACATCCGGGTCGAGGACGTCATCGAGACGTTCGAGATGCAGGAGAAGCCGCGCGTCTGA
- a CDS encoding YlxR family protein, translated as MRRQGKLEYGYQAAPLRTCVGCRVRTVKSELLRLVVVEGVIVPDTRGRLPGRGASLHPSPRCLEFAERRRAFPRAFRVEGPLDTSLLRAHLEGLTPGRSG; from the coding sequence ATGCGTCGGCAAGGTAAGCTGGAATATGGTTACCAGGCAGCCCCGCTGAGAACGTGTGTGGGCTGCCGGGTTCGCACGGTAAAGTCCGAGTTGCTCCGCCTGGTCGTGGTCGAGGGCGTGATCGTCCCCGACACGCGAGGACGGCTCCCGGGACGTGGTGCCTCGTTGCATCCGTCCCCGCGCTGTCTGGAGTTCGCCGAGCGTCGCCGGGCGTTCCCACGCGCGTTTCGCGTGGAGGGACCGCTCGATACGTCGCTGCTGCGGGCTCATTTGGAGGGGTTGACGCCGGGACGGTCCGGGTGA
- a CDS encoding proline--tRNA ligase, with product MLLRMSTLFLRTLREDPADAEVPSHKLLVRAGYIRRVAPGIYSWLPLGKIVLENVARVVREEMDRMGAQEVLFPALLPRDFYEPTGRWTEYGDTLFRLKDRKGADYLLGPTHEEMFTDMVKGEYSSYKDYPVTLYQIQTKYRDEARPRAGILRGREFVMKDSYSFDLDDDGLKRSYEMHREAYIRIFDRLGIDYKICFAMSGAMGGSASEEFLAPCPTGEDTFVACHNCGYAANAEAVVTPAPPAVTAEQPPMKVLDTPDTPTIESLVSYVNETYGLDITAADTLKNLVVKVRTPGSDEVKTVIVGVPGDREVDFKRLEAALAPGVPEIFEAEDFARHPGLVRGYIGPQVLKELGITYLVDPRVVEGSAWVTGANEPGKHAAHVVVGRDFQPDGTIEAAEVRAGDACPRCAHPLSIDRGIEIGHIFQLGRKYADAAQLDALGPDGKPIRITMGSYGVGVSRAVAVLAEQRHDELGLVWPREVAPADVHIVGTGKENQIEVASNLAETLEARGLRVLVDDRPGVSPGVKFKDSELLGLPTVLIVGRGLANGVVELRDRATGTKEEIPLDEAVERVLAACRA from the coding sequence GTGCTGCTGCGTATGTCGACCCTGTTCCTGCGCACCCTGCGTGAGGATCCGGCGGACGCGGAAGTGCCGAGCCACAAGCTGCTCGTCCGCGCCGGCTACATCCGCCGCGTCGCGCCCGGCATCTACTCCTGGCTGCCGCTCGGCAAGATCGTGCTGGAGAACGTCGCGCGGGTCGTGCGTGAGGAGATGGACCGGATGGGCGCGCAGGAGGTGCTGTTCCCCGCGCTGCTGCCCCGGGACTTCTACGAGCCCACGGGCCGCTGGACCGAGTACGGCGACACGCTGTTCCGGTTGAAGGACCGCAAGGGCGCCGACTACCTCCTCGGGCCCACCCACGAGGAGATGTTCACCGACATGGTGAAGGGGGAGTACTCCTCCTACAAGGACTACCCCGTCACCCTCTACCAGATCCAGACGAAGTACCGCGACGAGGCCCGGCCCCGGGCGGGCATCCTGCGCGGCCGCGAGTTCGTCATGAAGGACTCCTACTCCTTCGACCTCGACGACGACGGCCTCAAGCGGTCCTACGAGATGCACCGCGAGGCGTACATCCGCATCTTCGATCGCCTCGGCATCGACTACAAGATCTGCTTCGCGATGTCGGGCGCGATGGGCGGGTCGGCCTCCGAGGAGTTCCTCGCCCCCTGCCCGACCGGTGAGGACACCTTCGTGGCCTGCCACAACTGCGGATACGCGGCCAACGCCGAGGCGGTCGTCACGCCCGCGCCGCCCGCCGTCACCGCCGAGCAGCCCCCCATGAAGGTGCTCGACACGCCCGACACCCCGACGATCGAGTCGCTCGTCTCGTACGTCAACGAGACGTACGGCCTGGACATCACCGCAGCCGACACGCTGAAGAACCTCGTCGTCAAGGTCCGTACGCCGGGCTCCGACGAGGTCAAGACGGTGATCGTCGGCGTGCCCGGCGACCGCGAGGTCGACTTCAAGCGCCTTGAGGCGGCGCTCGCGCCCGGCGTGCCGGAGATCTTCGAGGCCGAGGACTTCGCCCGCCACCCCGGCCTGGTGCGCGGCTACATCGGCCCCCAGGTGCTCAAGGAGCTGGGGATCACCTACCTGGTCGACCCCCGCGTGGTCGAGGGCTCGGCCTGGGTGACGGGCGCCAACGAGCCGGGCAAGCACGCCGCGCACGTGGTCGTGGGCCGCGACTTCCAGCCCGACGGCACCATCGAGGCCGCCGAGGTGCGGGCGGGCGACGCCTGCCCCCGCTGCGCGCACCCGCTGTCGATCGACCGGGGCATCGAGATCGGCCACATCTTCCAGCTCGGCCGCAAGTACGCCGACGCCGCCCAGCTCGACGCGCTCGGGCCCGACGGCAAGCCCATCCGCATCACCATGGGCTCGTACGGCGTCGGCGTGTCCCGGGCGGTGGCCGTGCTCGCCGAGCAGCGCCACGACGAGCTGGGCCTGGTGTGGCCCAGGGAGGTGGCGCCCGCCGACGTGCACATCGTGGGCACCGGCAAGGAGAACCAGATCGAGGTCGCGAGCAACCTCGCCGAGACCCTTGAGGCGCGGGGGCTGCGCGTGCTCGTGGACGACCGCCCCGGCGTGTCGCCCGGCGTCAAGTTCAAGGACTCCGAGCTGCTCGGCCTGCCCACCGTGCTGATCGTCGGCCGGGGCTTGGCCAACGGCGTGGTCGAGCTGCGCGACCGGGCCACCGGGACCAAGGAGGAGATCCCGCTGGACGAGGCCGTCGAGCGGGTGCTGGCCGCCTGCCGGGCCTGA
- the rimP gene encoding ribosome maturation factor RimP, which translates to MGSDARRGRLVELLGPVVAAEGFDLEDVTVTPAGRRRLVRVVVDRDGGVSLDDVADVSQSVSKRLDEVDVLGGSPYVLEVTSPGVDRPLTEPRHWRRARGRLVKAELRDGTSVEGRVTEAGETDVELDGARRIAYGELVRGRVQVEFNRRDAGLDDELDEDLDVDEDIDDADDEG; encoded by the coding sequence ATGGGCAGCGACGCTCGACGCGGCCGCCTGGTTGAGCTGCTCGGCCCGGTCGTCGCCGCCGAGGGGTTCGACCTGGAGGACGTCACGGTCACACCGGCGGGCCGCCGGCGGCTGGTGCGCGTCGTGGTGGACCGGGACGGCGGTGTGAGCCTCGACGACGTGGCCGACGTGAGCCAGTCCGTTTCCAAGCGGCTCGACGAGGTGGACGTCCTCGGCGGCAGCCCGTACGTCCTCGAGGTCACCTCTCCCGGAGTCGACAGGCCGCTCACCGAGCCGCGCCACTGGCGACGGGCGCGCGGGCGGCTGGTGAAGGCCGAGCTGCGTGACGGCACCTCCGTGGAGGGCCGGGTGACCGAGGCCGGCGAGACCGATGTGGAGCTGGACGGCGCGCGCCGCATCGCGTACGGCGAGCTGGTGCGCGGCCGCGTGCAGGTCGAGTTCAACCGGCGCGACGCCGGGCTCGACGACGAACTTGACGAAGACCTCGATGTCGACGAAGACATCGACGACGCCGACGACGAGGGCTAG
- the rbfA gene encoding 30S ribosome-binding factor RbfA, whose amino-acid sequence MDAARARKLADRIQQVVAEMLERRIKDPRLGFVTVTDARVTADLSDATVYYTVFGSEAERADTAAALESAKGIIRSEVGRQTGLRHTPGLTFVHDPLPDSARHMNDLFELAKKKDAEIARQAEGAKFAGDAEPYRFEDDLDAEAAEEEGEDEPTGRAGHPAR is encoded by the coding sequence ATGGACGCAGCGCGTGCCAGGAAGCTGGCCGATCGCATCCAGCAGGTGGTCGCGGAGATGCTGGAGCGGCGGATCAAGGATCCGCGGCTGGGGTTCGTGACGGTGACCGACGCCAGGGTCACCGCGGATCTGAGCGACGCGACCGTCTACTACACGGTTTTCGGCTCCGAGGCGGAGCGTGCCGACACGGCCGCCGCCCTGGAGAGCGCGAAGGGCATCATCCGCTCCGAGGTCGGCCGGCAGACCGGCCTGCGGCACACCCCCGGCCTGACGTTCGTGCACGACCCGCTTCCGGACAGCGCCCGCCACATGAACGACCTGTTCGAGCTGGCCAAGAAGAAGGACGCGGAGATCGCACGCCAGGCGGAGGGCGCGAAGTTCGCCGGGGACGCCGAGCCCTACCGCTTCGAGGACGACCTCGACGCCGAGGCGGCCGAGGAGGAGGGCGAGGACGAGCCCACCGGCCGCGCGGGGCACCCCGCCCGGTGA
- a CDS encoding ferritin-like domain-containing protein, whose translation MTESAAEPSKAPTGDALDRALSAEHAAVYAYGVIGGKTSGALLKRATAGFDAHRARRDQLRTLITRRGGTPAEPGPTYLLPFEVREPADAVRLAVLVEQRVTTAYLELAADRDPALRRLAALAAQECATRAYGWQPKIGDPFPGMGRGGADVDAAPAEEAGSEEAGSEGAGSEGAGSDAASSESAGADAAPGQEARPEQSAQGGQ comes from the coding sequence GTGACTGAGAGCGCGGCCGAGCCCTCCAAGGCGCCCACCGGCGACGCGCTCGACCGGGCCCTGTCCGCCGAGCACGCCGCCGTGTACGCCTACGGAGTGATCGGCGGGAAGACCAGCGGCGCGCTGCTCAAACGCGCCACCGCAGGGTTCGACGCCCACCGGGCACGGCGCGACCAGCTGCGAACGCTCATCACCCGGCGAGGCGGCACGCCCGCCGAGCCCGGCCCCACCTACCTGCTGCCTTTCGAGGTGCGCGAACCGGCCGACGCGGTGCGTCTGGCCGTGCTGGTGGAGCAGCGGGTGACCACCGCCTACCTGGAGCTCGCCGCCGACCGCGACCCGGCGCTGCGGCGGCTCGCCGCTCTGGCCGCGCAGGAGTGCGCGACCCGCGCGTACGGCTGGCAGCCGAAGATCGGCGACCCGTTCCCGGGCATGGGCCGCGGCGGCGCCGACGTCGACGCCGCCCCTGCGGAGGAAGCCGGGTCAGAGGAGGCAGGGTCAGAGGGGGCAGGGTCAGAGGGGGCAGGGTCGGATGCCGCTTCCTCCGAATCGGCCGGGGCGGACGCCGCCCCCGGCCAGGAGGCCCGGCCGGAGCAGTCCGCCCAAGGCGGCCAATAG
- a CDS encoding DUF503 domain-containing protein — protein MFIGALTLDILLGDVRSLKQKRSVVRPLIAEIQRKYPAAAVAEAGHLDLHRRAEIGVAVVSASAANCDEVLDACERLVAYHPEIELLSARRRLFNDHEE, from the coding sequence ATGTTCATCGGTGCTCTTACTCTTGACATCCTGCTCGGCGACGTCCGTTCGCTGAAGCAGAAGCGCTCGGTGGTCCGGCCGCTCATCGCCGAGATCCAGCGCAAGTATCCCGCCGCCGCCGTCGCCGAGGCGGGCCACCTCGACCTGCACCGGCGCGCCGAGATCGGCGTCGCCGTGGTGTCGGCGTCCGCGGCCAACTGCGACGAGGTGCTCGACGCCTGCGAACGCCTGGTCGCCTACCACCCCGAGATCGAGTTGCTGTCCGCGCGGCGGCGGCTCTTCAACGACCACGAGGAATAG
- a CDS encoding FAD-dependent oxidoreductase, whose product MLEAMVTLRVAIVGSGPAGIYTAEALVKQSQDPVEVDVLERLPTPYGLVRYGVAPDHTSIKSIAGYLRRVLETPGVRFLGGVELGADLSADDLLSCYDAVVYCTGAMVDRHLGVPGEDLPGSVAATDFVNWYCGHPDVPPDTFSLDAEEVVVIGVGNVAVDVVRIMAKTADELRGTDVPEEVLDRLAASKVKRIHMVGRRGPEHAKFTLKELRELGELLNADVLTYPDEVAVADLTTLSRQVRGNVDVLRSWSERKPSDRPRRLEVRFWLRPVEILGVSRVEGVRLERTRLENGRVVGTGDFETIPADMVMRSVGYQSVALPGVPFDPATMTVPNVAGKVTDRQYVAGWLKRGPTGVIGTNKSDAAETVRTLLAEVVPGTATARLDDLLAARGLSPVTYEDWLAIEAAEAALAGSLGRGERVKLVGRDAMLNACGRLSRPGGAS is encoded by the coding sequence ATGCTGGAGGCCATGGTGACACTGCGCGTCGCGATCGTCGGGTCGGGCCCGGCCGGCATCTACACGGCCGAGGCGCTGGTCAAACAGTCGCAGGACCCCGTCGAGGTGGACGTTCTCGAACGCCTGCCGACACCGTACGGGCTGGTCCGCTATGGCGTGGCGCCCGACCACACGTCGATCAAGTCGATCGCCGGCTACCTGCGCAGGGTTCTGGAGACCCCGGGGGTGCGCTTCCTCGGCGGCGTCGAACTGGGCGCCGACCTGTCGGCGGACGACCTGCTGTCCTGCTATGACGCCGTCGTCTACTGCACGGGCGCGATGGTCGACAGGCACCTCGGAGTCCCGGGCGAGGACCTGCCGGGCAGCGTCGCGGCGACCGACTTCGTCAACTGGTACTGCGGCCACCCCGACGTCCCGCCGGACACGTTCTCCCTCGACGCGGAGGAGGTCGTCGTCATCGGCGTCGGCAACGTCGCCGTGGACGTGGTGCGGATCATGGCGAAGACGGCCGACGAGCTGCGCGGCACGGACGTGCCCGAAGAGGTGCTCGACCGGCTGGCCGCCTCCAAGGTGAAGCGGATCCACATGGTCGGCCGGCGCGGGCCCGAGCACGCGAAGTTCACCCTGAAGGAGCTGCGGGAGCTCGGCGAGCTGCTGAACGCCGACGTCCTCACCTATCCCGACGAGGTCGCGGTCGCGGACCTGACCACGCTGTCGCGCCAGGTCAGGGGCAACGTGGACGTGCTGCGGTCGTGGTCGGAGCGCAAGCCTTCCGACCGGCCCCGCCGCCTGGAGGTGCGTTTCTGGCTGCGCCCGGTGGAGATCCTCGGCGTGTCCCGGGTCGAGGGCGTACGGCTGGAGCGGACCCGGCTGGAGAACGGGCGGGTCGTCGGGACCGGCGACTTCGAGACGATCCCGGCGGACATGGTGATGCGCTCGGTGGGCTACCAGAGCGTGGCGCTGCCCGGGGTGCCGTTCGACCCGGCGACGATGACGGTGCCGAACGTCGCCGGCAAGGTGACCGACCGGCAGTACGTCGCGGGCTGGCTCAAGCGCGGGCCGACGGGCGTGATCGGGACCAACAAGTCCGACGCCGCCGAGACCGTGCGCACGCTGCTCGCCGAGGTGGTGCCGGGAACGGCGACCGCCCGGCTGGACGACCTGCTCGCCGCGCGCGGGCTGAGCCCGGTGACGTACGAGGACTGGCTGGCGATCGAGGCCGCGGAGGCGGCGCTGGCCGGCAGCCTCGGGAGGGGCGAACGGGTGAAGCTGGTGGGCAGGGACGCGATGCTGAACGCGTGCGGCCGGCTCTCCCGCCCAGGCGGCGCGTCCTGA
- a CDS encoding NYN domain-containing protein, with the protein MMALRDNPVPQVLRVGVYVDGFNLYYGLRSLRGRRYLWLDLHALAGRLLRSGQTLATVRYFSAHVRGEPAALLRQKTYLAVLESLGVEVVLGRFQEQRASCRACGVSRRTYEEKQSDVALATAMVGDVALDRVDMVLLLSADSDLCAAIEAVRQVDARRGGKTRVVTVFPPGRRSDGLRLASDAWFPLGEALVRQSQLPDLVPGRDGGRYHRPAHWS; encoded by the coding sequence ATGATGGCGTTGCGCGACAACCCCGTTCCCCAGGTCCTGCGTGTCGGGGTCTACGTGGACGGGTTCAACCTCTACTACGGACTGCGCTCCCTGCGGGGACGCCGCTATCTCTGGCTCGATCTCCATGCGTTGGCGGGCCGGCTGCTGAGGTCCGGGCAGACGCTTGCGACCGTCCGCTACTTCAGCGCCCACGTGCGCGGCGAGCCGGCCGCGCTGCTGCGGCAGAAGACCTACCTCGCGGTCCTGGAGAGCCTGGGGGTCGAGGTGGTGCTGGGGCGGTTCCAGGAGCAGCGGGCCTCCTGCCGGGCCTGCGGCGTCTCCCGGCGGACCTACGAGGAGAAGCAGTCCGACGTCGCGCTGGCCACCGCGATGGTCGGCGACGTCGCCCTCGACCGGGTCGACATGGTGCTGCTGCTTTCGGCCGACTCCGACCTGTGCGCGGCCATCGAGGCGGTGCGTCAGGTGGACGCCCGGCGCGGCGGCAAGACCCGGGTCGTCACCGTCTTCCCGCCCGGCAGACGTTCGGACGGCCTTCGCCTCGCGAGCGACGCCTGGTTTCCTCTCGGCGAGGCGCTCGTCAGGCAGTCGCAACTGCCCGATCTCGTGCCCGGCCGCGACGGAGGGCGCTACCACCGGCCGGCCCACTGGTCCTGA